One window of the Arthrobacter sp. D5-1 genome contains the following:
- the serB gene encoding phosphoserine phosphatase SerB: protein MTSNLAAVSYGVHLSPESLVGLRRVLADAGVEVSSESQGGDHRFSVMTAGLAAGTDTLADLATVRRHVAAAASDGFDTAIVPEGLRQATRKLLIMDVDSTLIQQEVIELLAAHAGKREEVAAVTEAAMRGELDFAQSLHARVAVLAGLPVAVVESVRQEVRLSLGAAELVAAFKEAGHVVAVVSGGFNQILRPIAADLGLDHWIANELEIIDGVLTGKVLGAVIDRAAKEKYLREWAAAESISLEHTIAVGDGANDLDMLSAAGIGIAFNAKPAVREVADAAINMPYLDAVRHIANV, encoded by the coding sequence ATGACTTCGAACTTGGCTGCAGTCAGCTATGGCGTGCATTTGTCCCCCGAATCCCTCGTTGGCCTTCGGAGGGTACTTGCTGACGCCGGCGTCGAGGTGTCATCGGAATCACAGGGTGGCGATCATCGTTTCAGTGTCATGACGGCCGGTCTTGCTGCGGGCACGGACACGTTGGCGGATCTTGCAACCGTTCGGCGGCACGTTGCTGCGGCAGCCAGTGACGGCTTTGATACAGCCATTGTTCCCGAGGGCCTGCGCCAGGCCACCCGGAAGCTCCTCATCATGGATGTCGATTCCACGCTGATCCAGCAGGAAGTCATTGAATTGCTGGCAGCCCACGCAGGCAAGCGCGAGGAAGTCGCTGCTGTCACCGAGGCCGCCATGCGCGGTGAATTGGACTTCGCCCAGAGTCTCCATGCCCGGGTTGCCGTGCTCGCAGGGTTGCCCGTGGCGGTCGTCGAGTCAGTCCGGCAAGAGGTGCGCCTCAGCCTTGGTGCTGCAGAACTCGTCGCCGCCTTCAAGGAAGCAGGCCACGTTGTTGCCGTGGTGTCCGGCGGCTTCAACCAGATTCTTCGTCCCATTGCCGCAGACCTTGGACTGGACCATTGGATCGCCAATGAGCTCGAAATCATCGACGGCGTGTTGACGGGCAAGGTGCTTGGCGCTGTGATCGACCGGGCGGCCAAAGAGAAGTACTTGCGTGAGTGGGCAGCAGCGGAGAGCATCAGTCTTGAGCACACCATCGCAGTGGGCGACGGCGCCAATGACCTGGACATGCTCAGTGCGGCAGGAATTGGTATTGCCTTCAATGCCAAACCAGCAGTTCGTGAGGTAGCGGACGCTGCAATCAACATGCCTTACCTTGACGCCGTACGGCACATCGCCAACGTCTGA
- a CDS encoding sugar ABC transporter ATP-binding protein, which translates to MDLLLDADDIHASYDQRRILKGVGLSLHRGEILGLIGTNGAGKTTLMGVLAGSVKHDHGRITLAGEKYMPDSIAEAQACGVGHIPQNFHIDPELTITEAIFRGTFQSGRPHAELRDQAGKLIRDIGITMDPDARVGTLIRAEQALVEVLRMVAEEAQLVIMDEVAASLPDHDVAVLHQVLRMLTRQGRAIIYITHRLDEVRSIAHRIAVMRDGKVHKIVEASKTDVDELAFLLLQQELERISRPSGPAAGGEALRISHLSVEEKVRDASFSVAKGEIFGLAGTHRSGVYQLISALAGIRPCTSGEIYVNGTHVQIRGPQDAQRLKIGYSPDAAFTLGPGTSIAEGLHQGAGAGAENLRDEITHLRNVADVVHRMRINTTNIQGALSTLSGGDRQKVELARWISSDCDILILSHPSRGIDVGAKEVVYKMLTQLSKTGVAIILLSSDLSEMVNWCHRIGVMRDGELVTIEANANTNEDVLVHHMLGVKFESGGSAARRAKV; encoded by the coding sequence TTGGACCTGTTATTAGATGCTGATGATATTCACGCGTCGTATGATCAACGGCGCATCCTCAAAGGTGTGGGGCTTTCGTTGCATCGCGGCGAGATCCTGGGGTTGATTGGGACCAACGGCGCCGGCAAGACCACCCTGATGGGCGTCCTGGCCGGTTCCGTCAAGCACGACCATGGACGGATCACCCTGGCGGGTGAAAAATACATGCCGGATTCCATCGCAGAAGCGCAGGCTTGCGGAGTGGGGCATATTCCCCAGAACTTCCACATAGACCCGGAACTGACCATCACCGAAGCCATCTTTCGCGGAACCTTCCAGTCGGGCCGGCCACACGCGGAACTCCGCGATCAAGCGGGCAAGCTCATCCGGGACATTGGTATCACCATGGACCCCGACGCGAGGGTCGGAACGCTGATTCGAGCCGAGCAGGCCTTGGTGGAGGTACTCCGGATGGTGGCCGAGGAAGCCCAACTGGTGATCATGGACGAAGTGGCCGCGTCACTTCCGGACCACGATGTCGCGGTTTTGCATCAGGTCCTGAGAATGCTCACACGGCAGGGCCGGGCCATCATCTACATCACCCACCGCCTTGATGAGGTCCGTTCCATAGCCCACCGTATTGCTGTTATGCGCGACGGTAAGGTGCACAAGATCGTGGAGGCCAGCAAGACCGACGTCGACGAACTTGCCTTCCTCCTGCTGCAGCAGGAACTGGAGCGGATTTCCCGGCCCTCCGGCCCTGCGGCCGGGGGAGAGGCCTTGCGGATCTCCCACCTCAGCGTGGAGGAGAAAGTCCGTGATGCGAGCTTCAGTGTGGCCAAAGGCGAAATTTTCGGACTGGCAGGAACCCACAGATCGGGCGTCTATCAACTGATATCAGCCCTGGCGGGTATCCGCCCCTGCACTTCGGGAGAGATCTACGTGAACGGAACCCACGTCCAAATCCGCGGGCCCCAGGACGCGCAGCGGTTGAAGATCGGTTACTCGCCGGATGCGGCCTTTACCCTTGGTCCTGGGACGAGCATTGCGGAAGGGCTTCATCAGGGCGCCGGGGCGGGCGCTGAAAACCTTCGGGATGAGATCACCCACCTGAGGAATGTGGCTGACGTTGTTCACCGCATGCGCATCAACACCACCAACATCCAGGGCGCCCTCTCCACTTTGTCCGGCGGCGACCGCCAGAAGGTGGAACTGGCCCGATGGATCTCCAGCGACTGTGACATCCTGATTCTCAGTCATCCCAGCCGCGGGATTGACGTTGGAGCCAAAGAGGTTGTGTACAAGATGTTGACGCAGCTCAGCAAGACTGGTGTCGCCATCATTCTCCTGTCCTCAGACCTCTCGGAGATGGTCAACTGGTGCCACCGGATTGGTGTCATGCGGGACGGGGAACTTGTCACCATTGAGGCCAACGCCAATACCAATGAGGATGTTTTGGTGCACCATATGCTGGGCGTCAAGTTCGAATCGGGGGGCAGCGCGGCCCGCCGCGCGAAAGTCTGA